A single region of the Salvia miltiorrhiza cultivar Shanhuang (shh) chromosome 8, IMPLAD_Smil_shh, whole genome shotgun sequence genome encodes:
- the LOC130996744 gene encoding nuclear transcription factor Y subunit A-10-like encodes MTLHTVFFKDGSANAAAQSAVPRWSGLGCQPPGVYGEGFIQSKGAAACLDGVKDHHGKPHFTLFSGDCKTTHENEKTPLQTASSAAVDYLELGFGQPMICGAKYPYPDQCYGLYSSYNGPQFAGRMMLPLNGGPILVNAKQYNGIMRRRKKRAEAELENKLLKIRKPYLHLSRHLHAKRRPRGNGGRFLNTKGKEKMTTSSSSQGSDVSSDQELHFPRLHLFHHPFSFKV; translated from the exons ATGACCCTGCACACTGTATTCTTCAAAGATGGGAGTGCGAATGCGGCGGCGCAGTCAGCCGTGCCGCGGTGGAGCGGACTCGGATGTCAGCCGCCGGGCGTTTACGGCGAAGGGTTTATCCAATCAAAGGGCGCCGCCGCGTGCCTCGATGGTGTTAAAGATCATCATGGAAAGCCTCACTTCACTCTTTTCTCTG GTGACTGCAAAACTActcatgaaaatgaaaaaactcCGTTGCAGACAGCTTCCTCTGCCGCCGTGGACTATCTAGAGCTTGGATTTGGACAGCCAATG ATTTGTGGTGCTAAATATCCATATCCAGATCAGTGCTACGGGTTATACTCATCCTATAATGGACCTCAGTTTGCG GGGCGAATGATGCTGCCGTTGAACGGAGGGCCGATCTTGGTGAACGCGAAGCAGTACAACGGAATCATGAGGCGCAGGAAGAAGCGCGCCGAGGCGGAGCTCGAGAACAAGCTGCTCAAGATCCGAAAG CCGTATCTGCACCTGTCGCGGCACCTCCACGCGAAGCGGCGGCCTCGGGGAAACGGCGGGCGCTTCCTGAACACCAAGGGGAAGGAGAAGATGACGACGTCGAGCAGCAGCCAGGGATCGGATGTGAGCAGCGATCAGGAGCTGCACTTTCCGAGGCTTCATCTCTTCCATCACCCCTTCTCCTTCAAGGTCTGA